Proteins encoded by one window of Panicum virgatum strain AP13 chromosome 7N, P.virgatum_v5, whole genome shotgun sequence:
- the LOC120680903 gene encoding serine carboxypeptidase-like 51: METSAIAFLCLLCIHGAAAITAGTQDGMQLWGYATPRPKVNIFWWWYRSPNRVSSVVKPWPTILWLQGGPGGSASGRGNFLEIGPLDLNMNPRNFTWLSVADIIFVDSPVGVGFSYADDPSALVKTDSQTVVDLVGVIKVLLKKLSTLKSSPLFLVGESYGGKIAAMVGDSRAIRNGTIINLKLGGK; the protein is encoded by the exons ATGGAGACCTCCGCAATTGCATTCCTTTGCCTCCTCTGCATTCACGGTGCAGCAGCCATCACGGCTGGAACCCAAGATGGGATGCAACTTTGGGGATACGCAACGCCGAGGCCAA AGGTGAACATATTCTGGTGGTGGTATAGGAGCCCGAATAGGGTTTCGTCAGTGGTAAAGCCATGGCCGACGATCTTATGGCTGCAGGGAGGCCCCGGAGGGTCCGCATCCGGCCGTGGTAACTTCCTTGAGATCGGGCCGTTGGACCTCAACATGAACCCTCGCAACTTTACCTGGCTGAGCGTAGCGGATATCATTTTCGTG GACAGCCCTGTAGGCGTCGGGTTCAGCTACGCAGACGACCCAAGTGCGTTGGTGAAAACGGATTCCCAGACAGTCGTGGACCTGGTTGGCGTCATCAAAGTGCTCCTCAAGAAGCTGTCCACTCTCAAGAGCAGCCCTCTCTTCCTCGTTGGAGAGTCCTATGGCGGCAAGATTGCCGCCATGGTTGGTGACTCAAGAGCCATCCGCAATGGAACCATCATCAATCTCAAGCTCGGAGGTAAATAA